One Hydrogenispora ethanolica genomic region harbors:
- a CDS encoding FAD:protein FMN transferase, translating into MKQIRLVTLLVCFLSLLLPVSAAATPDEYAETRLLMGTTVEIKVEADHKTAAQKAVAGAFAEIARLEAIFSVYNPNSEISLLNKNGSGTVSPEVIAMVQRARHFSELSGGAFDISVLPMIELWRQAKKNDKLPEAAEIAERLKVIGWQNIQVQAAQKRIAFAKPGMKLDFGGIVKGYAVDQAVSILKKEGIRTGMVNAGGDLRCFGSREWRIALQNPRDPNDFITILKVRNRAVTTSGDYERYFIVDHQKISHILNPRTGYPAELSISATIVTENATDADALATAAFVLGPEKALAMMERYPKAECLVIDAQRKIHRSKGLGHYE; encoded by the coding sequence TTGAAACAGATACGATTGGTCACTCTCCTCGTATGCTTTCTCTCCCTGCTGCTCCCCGTATCAGCCGCCGCTACCCCCGACGAATACGCGGAAACGCGTTTGCTCATGGGCACGACCGTGGAGATCAAGGTCGAAGCGGATCATAAAACCGCCGCCCAGAAAGCCGTGGCTGGAGCATTTGCGGAGATCGCCCGCCTGGAGGCAATTTTCTCCGTCTATAATCCCAACTCCGAGATCTCGCTGTTGAATAAGAACGGCTCGGGGACTGTCTCGCCCGAGGTCATCGCCATGGTCCAGCGCGCCAGGCATTTCAGCGAGCTCTCCGGCGGAGCGTTCGACATCTCGGTGCTGCCCATGATCGAGCTGTGGCGACAGGCCAAAAAGAACGATAAACTGCCGGAAGCGGCGGAGATCGCCGAGCGGCTGAAGGTCATCGGCTGGCAGAACATCCAGGTCCAGGCCGCCCAGAAACGGATCGCCTTCGCCAAACCCGGCATGAAGCTCGATTTCGGCGGAATCGTCAAAGGTTACGCGGTGGACCAGGCGGTGTCGATCCTCAAAAAAGAAGGCATCCGTACCGGCATGGTCAACGCCGGAGGCGACCTGCGCTGTTTCGGCTCCCGGGAATGGCGGATCGCGCTTCAAAATCCCCGCGACCCCAATGACTTCATCACCATTCTGAAGGTGCGGAATAGGGCCGTGACCACTTCCGGCGATTACGAACGCTATTTCATCGTCGATCACCAGAAGATCTCCCATATCCTCAATCCCCGGACCGGCTACCCCGCCGAGCTGTCCATCAGCGCCACCATCGTCACGGAAAACGCCACTGACGCCGACGCGCTGGCGACCGCCGCTTTCGTGCTGGGACCGGAGAAAGCCCTGGCCATGATGGAACGTTATCCAAAGGCCGAGTGCCTGGTGATCGACGCGCAACGAAAAATACATCGTTCTAAAGGATTGGGTCACTATGAATAA
- a CDS encoding plasmid pRiA4b ORF-3 family protein yields MKKKSDSEAYQRLWGALEAARLHEAELRLRRERKHWRELDPAASYAELLAGLSTDELAAIQRNLDWQGRSGLKKAERIAELVFVLVERCAKLFDLFDRDQYQLVRRVIAAGGYTGQFDLQPEQLEYFRERGLIFSGTLGGERVLRIPDELAALFAQHDDVAYQRRVRRNSAWIRRSQGLLYYYGTVSFARLAKILAEAEALPALDRMEMIAVLTSAADYYQVMRRVDFGMAHRRALDWRKIEAKQAARPELPFYGAEPAAWDRAGEPGFYEKSPALQELVRFLASHFHIARDVAAKTVVEWEYAIKNGVSPEVLLGLAQQRFSLADRELLGQCSGLLDAFYGATRQWFLKGHSLAELAVVERAGADPAETGGTAAPSRVASPGAERPAGFAPGNYLFKVALAASLWRQIKLAAGHTLLDLHRAIQEAYGFDDAHRYAFFMDGRPYSRQRYEAPGEGRGPFVDQARLGELGLAVGRQFLYLFDFGDEWRFRVTLEAILPDEPLVLRPELVRGKGRSPEQYPDYS; encoded by the coding sequence ATGAAAAAAAAGAGCGACTCCGAGGCCTATCAAAGGCTGTGGGGAGCTTTGGAAGCCGCCCGGCTCCATGAGGCGGAACTGCGGCTGAGACGGGAACGGAAACACTGGCGGGAACTGGATCCGGCCGCTTCCTACGCCGAATTGCTGGCCGGATTGTCCACCGACGAACTGGCGGCGATCCAGCGCAACCTGGACTGGCAGGGCCGCAGCGGCTTGAAAAAGGCCGAGCGCATTGCGGAACTGGTCTTCGTCCTGGTGGAACGGTGCGCCAAGTTGTTCGACCTTTTCGACCGGGATCAGTACCAACTGGTGCGGCGGGTCATTGCCGCCGGCGGTTATACCGGCCAATTCGACCTTCAGCCGGAACAGCTCGAGTATTTCCGGGAACGCGGCCTGATTTTCTCCGGCACCCTGGGCGGCGAAAGGGTGCTGCGGATCCCGGACGAGCTGGCGGCGTTGTTTGCGCAGCATGACGATGTGGCCTACCAACGCCGGGTGCGGCGGAACAGCGCCTGGATCCGCCGGAGTCAAGGCTTGCTGTATTACTACGGGACCGTCTCCTTCGCCCGGCTGGCCAAGATCCTGGCGGAGGCCGAGGCTCTTCCGGCATTGGATCGGATGGAGATGATCGCCGTGCTGACCAGCGCGGCCGATTACTATCAGGTCATGCGGCGGGTTGATTTCGGAATGGCGCACCGGCGGGCTTTAGACTGGCGCAAGATCGAGGCGAAGCAGGCGGCCCGCCCGGAGCTGCCCTTTTACGGAGCGGAACCGGCAGCATGGGACCGCGCCGGAGAGCCGGGTTTTTACGAGAAGAGCCCGGCTCTGCAGGAGTTGGTGCGGTTTCTGGCCTCCCATTTCCACATCGCTAGGGATGTCGCCGCAAAGACGGTGGTTGAATGGGAATATGCCATCAAAAACGGCGTGAGTCCGGAGGTGCTGCTGGGACTGGCGCAGCAGCGGTTCTCTCTCGCGGACCGGGAGCTCCTGGGGCAGTGTTCCGGCCTGCTGGACGCTTTTTACGGCGCCACCCGGCAGTGGTTCCTGAAAGGCCATTCCCTGGCGGAGCTCGCCGTCGTGGAGCGGGCCGGGGCGGATCCGGCCGAAACCGGCGGCACGGCGGCGCCAAGCCGGGTGGCGTCTCCCGGGGCGGAACGGCCGGCCGGCTTCGCGCCGGGGAATTATCTTTTCAAAGTCGCCCTGGCGGCGTCGCTGTGGCGCCAGATTAAACTCGCGGCCGGCCACACCCTGCTGGACCTGCACCGGGCGATCCAAGAAGCCTACGGTTTTGACGACGCGCACCGCTATGCGTTCTTTATGGACGGCCGGCCGTATTCGCGGCAGCGTTACGAGGCGCCGGGGGAGGGCCGGGGCCCGTTCGTCGACCAGGCCCGCCTCGGCGAGCTGGGTCTGGCGGTGGGGCGGCAATTCCTGTACCTGTTCGACTTCGGCGACGAGTGGCGCTTCCGGGTCACGCTGGAGGCGATCCTGCCGGACGAACCCCTGGTCCTCCGGCCGGAACTGGTGAGGGGCAAGGGACGGTCGCCGGAGCAGTATCCGGATTATTCGTGA
- a CDS encoding AraC family transcriptional regulator: MFGSEVEVLWIALYYYQPGDRLGEHHHDCYQIFYIIAGRGEFNAAGRRVSLGQDMLLLVRSNQIHSMINQGKETLKTLDIKFNIIDPALQARLDALPECVFSGLTEVRTALESVREEGRSKEPFYKELSAVHLMKILLLLLRQAERAATARNHSANYLALSEQDPVCEKVIHYLQEHYAEAIVLKDLAKSLGYTQSYVCQCFRRELHCSPLEYLHQYRIEKAKEYILYSDYSIKQIAEMIGISNIHHFTRLFRRMVGLAPGRWREREREGIRKNIYISDTFVNPV; encoded by the coding sequence ATGTTCGGTTCCGAAGTCGAGGTACTCTGGATCGCTTTATACTATTATCAGCCGGGCGACCGGCTCGGCGAGCATCATCATGACTGCTATCAAATCTTTTACATTATCGCTGGGCGAGGCGAATTTAACGCGGCGGGCCGCCGGGTCTCCCTCGGACAGGACATGCTCTTGCTGGTACGCTCCAACCAAATACACAGCATGATCAATCAGGGGAAAGAGACCTTGAAGACCCTGGATATCAAGTTCAACATCATCGACCCCGCACTCCAGGCCAGGCTGGACGCCTTGCCGGAGTGCGTCTTCTCCGGCTTGACCGAGGTGCGGACGGCGCTGGAGAGCGTGCGCGAGGAAGGCCGGTCCAAGGAGCCGTTTTATAAGGAATTGAGCGCGGTCCATCTGATGAAAATACTCCTCTTGCTGCTGCGCCAGGCGGAGCGGGCGGCGACCGCCCGGAATCATTCCGCCAATTATCTGGCCTTGAGCGAGCAGGACCCGGTCTGCGAGAAGGTCATCCATTACCTGCAGGAACATTACGCGGAAGCGATCGTCCTGAAGGACCTCGCCAAAAGCCTCGGCTATACCCAGAGCTATGTCTGCCAGTGTTTCCGCAGGGAATTGCATTGTTCGCCCCTGGAGTACCTGCACCAGTACAGAATCGAAAAGGCCAAGGAGTATATTCTGTACTCCGATTACAGCATCAAACAGATCGCCGAAATGATCGGGATCAGCAACATCCATCATTTTACGCGGCTGTTCCGGCGGATGGTGGGGCTCGCCCCGGGGCGCTGGCGGGAACGGGAACGGGAGGGCATCCGCAAAAACATCTATATCAGCGACACCTTTGTCAATCCGGTCTGA